The Paenibacillus tianjinensis genome has a window encoding:
- the thrC gene encoding threonine synthase has translation MEYISTRGNVEARGFIDTVLMGLADDGGLMVPVQIPVISPDTLEEWRKLSFQELFLEIFSHYTNDEIPYDDLKEMVYTSYGNFRAPEVTPLHKVNDSLYVLELFHGPTFAFKDVALQFMGELYSYIAKVRGEIIHILGATSGDTGAAAIQGVRGKEGIKICILHPHNKVSKVQELQMTTVDDSNVLNLSVEGNFDDCQKVIKELFADLDFKGKYHLRAINSINFVRILAQTVYYFYAYLQIENSGGKKINISVPSGNFGNIFSGFLAKKMGLPINKLIIATNENNILERFVLTGEYKPGGFTSTYSPSMDIQVASNFERYLYYLLDENAVKLSEYMAGLAAEGKITVDGELFTQVQADFAALGVKNEQCLETISKYEQEYSYLLDPHTACGIAAYEAFGGPDEVTVTFATAHPAKFDEAIALTGIKQEFPAPISALFEMPQHMTVVEHDKAAIVRELQAFYG, from the coding sequence ATGGAGTATATAAGCACAAGAGGAAATGTGGAAGCTAGAGGCTTTATTGATACAGTTCTGATGGGGCTGGCGGATGACGGCGGGCTGATGGTTCCGGTGCAGATCCCGGTAATTTCCCCGGACACGCTGGAGGAATGGCGGAAGCTTAGCTTCCAGGAGCTGTTTCTGGAGATTTTCTCCCATTATACTAACGATGAAATTCCTTACGATGATCTCAAAGAAATGGTGTACACCAGCTACGGCAATTTCCGTGCGCCGGAGGTGACACCTCTTCATAAAGTGAATGATTCCTTATACGTGCTTGAGCTGTTCCATGGCCCTACGTTCGCGTTCAAGGATGTGGCGCTGCAGTTTATGGGCGAGCTGTATTCCTACATTGCCAAGGTGCGGGGCGAGATTATCCATATTCTCGGGGCGACCTCAGGTGATACCGGTGCAGCGGCGATTCAGGGCGTACGCGGTAAAGAAGGCATCAAGATCTGTATCCTGCATCCGCATAATAAGGTGAGCAAGGTACAGGAGCTGCAAATGACGACTGTGGATGACAGCAATGTGCTGAATCTGTCCGTCGAAGGCAACTTCGATGATTGCCAGAAGGTGATCAAGGAGCTGTTCGCGGATCTGGACTTCAAAGGCAAATATCACCTGCGGGCGATCAACTCGATCAACTTCGTGCGTATTCTGGCCCAGACGGTTTATTATTTCTATGCTTACCTGCAAATCGAGAACAGCGGCGGAAAGAAGATCAATATCAGCGTGCCTTCGGGCAACTTCGGCAATATTTTCTCCGGCTTCCTGGCCAAAAAGATGGGGCTGCCGATCAACAAGCTGATCATTGCCACGAATGAAAATAATATCCTCGAACGCTTCGTGCTGACCGGCGAATACAAACCAGGCGGCTTTACGAGCACATACAGCCCTTCGATGGATATCCAGGTGGCGAGCAATTTTGAGCGCTATCTGTATTATTTGCTGGACGAGAATGCGGTCAAGCTCTCGGAGTATATGGCGGGGCTTGCGGCAGAGGGCAAAATTACGGTGGATGGCGAGCTGTTCACTCAGGTGCAGGCTGATTTTGCCGCGCTTGGCGTGAAGAACGAGCAGTGCCTCGAAACAATCAGCAAATATGAGCAGGAATACAGCTATCTGCTTGATCCGCATACAGCCTGCGGGATCGCGGCATATGAGGCTTTTGGCGGACCGGATGAAGTGACGGTTACTTTTGCTACCGCGCACCCTGCGAAGTTCGATGAAGCGATTGCCCTGACCGGCATCAAGCAGGAATTCCCGGCGCCAATTTCCGCATTGTTCGAGATGCCGCAGCATATGACGGTTGTGGAGCATGACAAGGCGGCGATTGTGCGCGAGCTGCAGGCTTTTTACGGATAA
- a CDS encoding IS256 family transposase: MTILPENMLNNLFENLVTQFVKDNLESIMKAEIQQFMTSDEAGNHNSRNGYYTRDLHTKYGNVEDLAVPRDRQGAFQTQLFEPYQRRDGWLEEAVIQMYKSGMGTRDVARFIESMFGSHYSPTTVSNITATVLDDIHQWQKRPLHKRYSVIYLDGLYVKLKRSTVSGEVVYFAMGIDEDGHRQILGFYVGGQESANGWREVLKDLYDRGVQEVLLGVFDGLPGLDAAFRETYPKADVQHCIVHKVRSTFPKIRVQHKTEFIEDLKTIYTAADHDLARAAFDTVKAKWGKLYPKEMRSWEEQLPTLLTFYKFPALIKEAIYTSNPIERMNKEIRKRLKPMNSLTNMDAAEKIVYLDVIDYNERFAERVIRGFGDLEVKKKLNEMFEARYPVREGQEK, from the coding sequence ATGACTATTCTACCCGAAAACATGTTAAATAATCTATTTGAAAATCTTGTCACCCAGTTTGTAAAAGATAATCTGGAGTCCATTATGAAAGCGGAAATCCAGCAATTCATGACCAGTGATGAGGCAGGGAATCACAACAGCCGTAACGGATACTACACCCGGGATCTGCACACGAAATACGGTAATGTTGAGGATCTGGCCGTTCCTAGGGACCGTCAGGGAGCCTTCCAAACGCAGTTGTTCGAGCCCTACCAGCGGCGAGATGGATGGCTAGAGGAGGCTGTCATCCAGATGTACAAAAGTGGTATGGGAACGCGAGATGTGGCCCGGTTCATTGAAAGTATGTTCGGCAGCCATTACTCTCCCACGACCGTCAGCAACATTACAGCTACGGTGCTTGACGACATTCACCAGTGGCAGAAACGCCCGTTACACAAACGCTACTCCGTCATCTACCTGGACGGCTTATATGTGAAGCTCAAGCGTAGCACCGTGAGCGGAGAAGTCGTTTATTTCGCCATGGGGATCGACGAAGACGGTCACCGCCAGATCCTTGGCTTTTACGTAGGCGGCCAAGAGAGCGCAAACGGCTGGCGCGAGGTGCTCAAAGACCTCTACGACCGTGGTGTCCAGGAAGTCTTGCTGGGGGTGTTTGATGGACTGCCAGGACTGGATGCAGCGTTCCGTGAAACCTATCCGAAGGCGGATGTGCAGCATTGTATCGTCCACAAAGTGCGTTCGACCTTTCCGAAAATTCGGGTTCAGCACAAAACGGAGTTCATTGAAGATCTGAAGACGATCTACACGGCTGCAGACCACGATCTGGCCCGGGCTGCGTTTGACACGGTAAAGGCCAAATGGGGCAAGCTCTACCCGAAAGAAATGCGGTCATGGGAAGAACAGTTGCCAACGCTGTTGACCTTTTACAAGTTTCCGGCGCTCATAAAGGAAGCCATCTACACGTCCAATCCGATTGAACGAATGAATAAGGAAATTCGGAAACGCCTGAAGCCGATGAACAGTCTCACCAATATGGATGCGGCAGAGAAAATTGTCTACCTCGATGTAATAGACTACAATGAACGTTTTGCCGAACGGGTCATTCGCGGCTTTGGTGATCTGGAGGTAAAGAAGAAACTGAACGAGATGTTTGAAGCGCGATATCCGGTGCGTGAAGGGCAAGAGAAGTAG
- a CDS encoding CYTH domain-containing protein, whose amino-acid sequence MGMEIERKFLLPEYPEQLIEGGQLKVLTRHSIDQTYLAIEDGQELRVRKITDLDSGEVTFTHTFKDGKGISRKEIEYDISEGLYNQMIEAVKAVPLVKTRTTAIWNGITVEIDVYTQLELTVIEVEFDSLEEAEGFTAPEWFGEDVSVAKQYSNKTVWKQLQHK is encoded by the coding sequence ATGGGGATGGAGATTGAACGGAAGTTTCTGCTGCCGGAATATCCGGAGCAACTGATTGAGGGAGGCCAGCTCAAGGTGCTTACCCGGCACAGCATTGACCAGACGTATCTGGCGATTGAGGACGGGCAGGAGCTGCGGGTACGCAAAATAACCGATCTGGATTCGGGTGAGGTTACCTTCACGCACACCTTCAAGGACGGTAAGGGCATCAGCCGGAAGGAGATCGAATACGACATCTCCGAAGGTTTATATAACCAGATGATTGAGGCCGTGAAGGCCGTGCCTCTGGTCAAAACCCGTACTACTGCCATATGGAACGGCATCACGGTAGAAATCGATGTTTACACTCAGCTTGAGCTTACGGTGATCGAGGTTGAATTTGATTCGCTGGAGGAAGCAGAGGGCTTCACCGCCCCTGAATGGTTCGGCGAGGATGTCAGCGTAGCGAAGCAGTACAGCAACAAAACCGTCTGGAAGCAGCTTCAGCATAAGTGA